The genomic interval TGCGCACCACGACGGGCCGTCCGTCGCGGGTATGAAACTGACGCGGGTAACTGGCGAGCGGCAAGGGATACTCCGGTTTGTTCTTGATATCTATGGATAATGGCAGTGCCCTCTTTCCGACGGCTGCCCTAATTGGTTTTCTATATCTCCTTGCGCAGCCGAATCTCCCAGACCCGCCCCCTAACCTCGGCATCCACATAGACCTGACGGTTGGCTTGACACCAGTCCTTCAAGTCCTGCGCCGCTCCCGGATCGGTCGAAATCACCAGGAGTTCATCGCCCCGCGCCATTCTCTTTATCTCCGCCGAAGCCTTGATCACCGGCAGCGGGCAGAGCAGCCCATAGCAGTCGATCGTTACCAGCGCCAAAGTTCCCTCATCTCTCCTGAGGTAGGACGATCACTTTCTGCCGCTGAACGCCCTCCCTCATGACATCCTGCAATTTGATCGGCAACTGAAGCGCCGGCCGATCGGTGCGGACCAGTCCGGTCAACTCGGTGAAGCGGTCCCAAACCTGACCGGTCGTAATCACAGCAAAGGTGTCCTCCGGCCGTACGATATAGTCGCCGACCCGCAGTTGCCCGGTCGTGTCGCCGCGCGACGGGGCGGTCAGGCCGCTCCAGATGAGCCTCGGCACTTTCGTTTTGCGCCGGGTTATCCGGAAGAGTTCCTCACCCGTCAACTGAAAAACCACCACCGGTGTCGGAATCGGCGCCGCCTCGATCAGGTGCCGCTCGGTGATCGGGCCTTCCGATATGCCCTTGCGCAGCGAACTCCGGTCCAGTAATGCAAGT from Calditrichota bacterium carries:
- a CDS encoding sulfurtransferase TusA family protein, which gives rise to MALVTIDCYGLLCPLPVIKASAEIKRMARGDELLVISTDPGAAQDLKDWCQANRQVYVDAEVRGRVWEIRLRKEI